Proteins from one Mercurialis annua linkage group LG7, ddMerAnnu1.2, whole genome shotgun sequence genomic window:
- the LOC126657052 gene encoding uncharacterized protein LOC126657052, with protein sequence MNEAEQEKTAFTTDSGTYCYNVMPFGLKNAGATYQRLVNFMFKDQLGRNIEVYVDDLIIKSSTPEEHAKDLEETFAVLNKFNMKLNPEKCAFGIKAGKFLGYLVSQRGIEANPEKIQAILDMVAPRSIREVQKLNGRVTALGRFVSSSAKRCLPFFKQLRNMKKFEWNDECKKAFEELKVFLTSPPLLSRPKAGEILYLYLSAGKETIASVLVREEEEEQLPIYYSSRTLKGAELNYPTIDKLALMVVVAAKKLRPYFQGHTVIIRTNQPLRKALQRPETSGRMVSWSIQLGEHDIRYEPRKTLKAQALADFVVEMTEKPDTEEPREAVTWNLYVDGASNDLGAGAGVVLEGPMGITIEYAVHLTFKATNNMAEYEALITGLSIAKAMKTEVLRVHSDSQFTGQIGGQFQAKEAKMAKYMEKAKELLNDIERFGGEWEIYPIPREENAAADAIAKAAAAKNQRFMEMKMTEERSTSSVDKEEEVLPIEEVDTWMQRLLAYLTEGILPEQTAEAAKEIHEGICGAHEASAALVRKASLQGFYWLSMKKDAEDLVLKCDKCQKFGAVIRTPASEQHPIGSPWPFMTWGVDILGPFPPARGQVKFIVVAVDHFTKWVEVEPMKTITTEKIQTWLSREVMGRFGIPHSLVTDNGKQFDCRKFRAYCEGLNIKLKFTSVAHPQTNGLTEVTNRTILTGIKKRLDDLKGRWIDELYKVIWAYRTTPRKATGETPFSLVYGTEAVLPVEIGMPSLRVQVFDEEKNEESMRLCLDLLEERRHQTAVKAEAYRRQMARYHNAKVKGKSFMVGDLILRKAEIGKGAAGVGKLGANWDGPFRVVEVVGKGAYRIARLEGQILPRTWNINDMKKYFQ encoded by the exons ATGAACGAAGCAGAACAGGAGAAGACAGCTTTCACTACCGACTCAGGAACGTATTGTTACAACGTCATGCCATTTGGGCTGAAGAACGCTGGAGCAACGTACCAACGACTGGTGAACTTCATGTTTAAGGATCAACTGGGAAGAAACATAGAGGTCTATGTGGACGACTTGATCATAAAAAGCAGCACACCCGAAGAGCACGCCAAGGACCTGGAGGAAACCTTTGCGGTACTGAACAAATTTAACATGAAGTTAAATCCGGAGAAGTGCGCGTTCGGCATTAAAGCCGGGAAGTTCCTGGGGTACTTAGTGAGTCAGAGAGGCATAGAGGCAAACCCAGAAAAGATTCAAGCCATCCTAGACATGGTAGCACCGCGAAGCATCAGAGAAGTCCAAAAACTAAACGGAAGGGTGACAGCGTTGGGGCGATTTGTCTCTTCGTCTGCGAAGAGATGTCTCCCCTTTTTCAAGCAACTGCGCAATATGAAGAAGTTCGAATGGAATGATGAATGTAAGAAAGCTTTCGAGGAATTGAAAGTCTTTTTGACCAGCCCACCGTTACTCAGTCGCCCAAAAGCAGGAGAAATTCTGTACCTGTACCTGTCAGCAGGTAAAGAAACGATCGCGTCGGTACTAGTaagagaggaagaagaagagcagCTGCCTATTTACTACTCCAGCAGGACGTTGAAAGGCGCAGAGTTAAATTACCCGACAATTGACAAGTTGGCGCTAATGGTGGTAGTAGCAGCGAAGAAGTTACGGCCATATTTTCAAGGGCATACGGTTATCATACGCACTAATCAACCTCTGAGGAAGGCATTGCAGAGACCAGAAACTTCGGGAAGGATGGTCAGCTGGTCCATCCAGTTAGGAGAACATGATATAAGATATGAGCCGAGGAAAACGTTGAAGGCGCAAGCACTCGCAGACTTTGTGGTAGAGATGACGGAGAAACCAGATACTGAAGAACCCAGAGAAGCAGTTACTTGGAATCTCTATGTAGATGGAGCATCTAACGACCTCGGAGCGGGAGCAGGGGTTGTCTTAGAGGGACCAATGGGAATAACAATCGAGTATGCAGTACATCTGACATTCAAAGCAACCAATAACATGGCAG AATACGAAGCTCTCATAACAGGACTGTCAATTGCGAAAGCAATGAAAACCGAAGTCCTACGAGTCCATAGCGACTCCCAGTTCACAGGACAAATAGGAGGACAGTTCCAAGCAAAGGAGGCCAAGATGGCGAAATATATGGAGAAAGCGAAAGAACTCTTGAATGACATAGAGAGATTTGGAGGAGAATGGGAAATCTACCCCATACCTAGAGAAGAGAACGCAGCCGCGGACGCAATCGCCAAGGCAGCAGCCGCAAAGAACCAGCGTTTCATGGAGATGAAAATGACAGAGGAGCGCTCGACTTCTTCCGTAGATAAGGAGGAGGAAGTGTTACCTATAGAGGAGGTAGACACTTGGATGCAGAGACTATTGGCATACCTAACAGAAGGCATTCTACCAGAGCAAACAGCTGAAGCCGCAAAA GAAATCCATGAGGGGATCTGCGGAGCCCATGAGGCGTCAGCAGCCCTGGTTAGGAAAGCATCTTTACAAGGATTCTACTGGCTATCAATGAAGAAGGACGCAGAAGACCTAGTACTTAAATGTGATAAGTGTCAAAAGTTTGGCGCAGTAATACGAACACCCGCATCTGAGCAACACCCCATCGGTAGTCCATGGCCATTCATGACTTGGGGCGTAGATATATTGGGACCCTTCCCCCCAGCGCGGGGACAAGTAAAGTTCATCGTGGTAGCCGTAGATCACTTCACCAAATGGGTGGAGGTAGAGCCAATGAAGACAATCACAACGGAGAAGATCCAAACTTGGCTATCAAGAGAAGTCATGGGAAG GTTTGGCATACCACATTCCTTAGTCACCGACAACGGAAAGCAATTCGATTGCCGCAAGTTCAGAGCATACTGTGAAGGGTTGAACATAAAGCTAAAGTTCACCTCAGTAGCCCACCCGCAGACGAATGGACTTACAGAAGTAACCAACAGAACTATCCTCACAGGAATAAAGAAGAGACTCGATGATCTGAAGGGGAGATGGATTGATGAACTGTACAAAGTCATTTGGGCGTACCGCACCACGCCCAGAAAAGCCACCGGAGAAACCCCCTTCAGTCTGGTGTATGGCACAGAAGCTGTATTACCAGTAGAAATCGGCATGCCCTCACTAAGAGTGCAAGTTTTTGATGAAGAAAAGAATGAAGAGTCCATGCGATTATGTCTGGATCTTTTGGAAGAAAGAAGACACCAGACAGCTGTGAAAGCGGAAGCATACCGGAGGCAGATGGCTAGATACCACAACGCCAAGGTAAAAGGAAAAAGCTTCATGGTAGGAGATTTGATACTCCGGAAGGCAGAGATTGGTAAAGGAGCAGCAGGAGTTGGAAAATTAGGAGCCAATTGGGATGGACCATTTCGAGTCGTAGAGGTAGTAGGAAAAGGGGCTTACAGAATCGCTCGCCTAGAAGGGCAGATTCTCCCCCGAACATGGAATATTAATGACATGAAGAAATATTTCCAGTAG